Proteins found in one Cetobacterium ceti genomic segment:
- the carB gene encoding carbamoyl-phosphate synthase large subunit encodes MLDRSIKKTLVIGSGPIIIGQAAEFDYSGTQACETLKKEGIEVVLINSNPATIMTDKAVADRIYIEPITAEYVEKIIAKERPDSILAGMGGQTALNMAVELSDKGILEKYGVKVIGTSIESIKRGEDRELFREAMEKIGEPTIKSEIVESLDHGFQVAKEIGYPVVVRPAYTLGGTGGGIANDPQELEEILLKGLKLSRVGQVLIEKSILGWKEVEYEVIRDKDGNCITVCNMENIDPVGIHTGDSIVVAPSQTLSDREYQMLRTSAIKIINEIGVVGGCNVQFALNAKSFEYAIIEINPRVSRSSALASKATGYPIARVATRLSLGYTLDEVINEVTGKTYACFEPALDYIVVKIPKWPFDKFKKANKRLGTKMMATGEVMAIGNNFEAAFLKGLRSLEIGRYNLEHPSARKMTMEELKNMVVKPDDERIFIVAEMLRRGYVKEKLQKITGIDKFFMEKIEWIVKQEEIMKKMTLGDLNEKFLKNMKKKGFADKGIAQLMNLSEEDIVNKRKEFNIKPVYKMVDTCAGEFEANSSYFYSTYDQYDEVKVDNRRKVIVIGSGPIRIGQGIEFDYCTVHSIKTLRNMGIESIIINNNPETVSTDFSTADKLYFEPLVTEDVMNIIEKENPEGVVLQFGGQTAIKLANDLSARGVKILGTSAKMIDAAEDREKFEEIMEELDIKRPKGRAVWNIEAGIKIAEEVKYPVLVRPSYVLGGQGMEICHDEFNLVKYLEASFERDPENPVLIDKYLNGIEVEVDAICDGEDILIPGVMEHLERAGVHSGDSITVYPQQNLYEGTEEKILEITSKIAKALKVKGMMNIQFIAYENELYVIEVNPRSSRTVPYIAKISNVPVIRLATEVIMGAKLKDLGYGIGIYKKPSVVAVKVPVFSTEKLGDVEVSLGPEMKSTGEVLGIGNTFEEAVYKGLLAGGRVKEVKNKKILLTIRDKDKDEFLPMAKALVNLECELFATEGTAKYLEEKGIKAMTVKKMTEASPNILDILKNRDVSLLINTPTKANDAQRDGFRIRRTAIEYGVEVLTSLDTLNAIIKTQTLGMDKKDLEVFDVSKIK; translated from the coding sequence ATGTTAGATAGATCAATTAAGAAAACTTTAGTAATAGGATCAGGACCAATTATAATAGGACAAGCAGCAGAGTTTGATTATTCAGGGACTCAAGCTTGTGAAACTTTAAAAAAAGAGGGAATAGAGGTTGTTTTAATAAACTCTAACCCTGCAACTATAATGACAGATAAGGCAGTAGCCGATAGAATATATATAGAACCAATTACAGCAGAATATGTGGAAAAAATAATTGCTAAGGAAAGACCAGATTCAATTTTAGCTGGAATGGGTGGACAAACAGCACTTAATATGGCTGTGGAACTTAGTGATAAGGGAATCTTAGAAAAATATGGTGTAAAAGTAATAGGAACATCTATTGAATCTATAAAAAGAGGAGAGGATAGAGAACTATTTAGAGAAGCAATGGAAAAAATAGGAGAACCAACTATAAAAAGTGAAATAGTTGAAAGTTTAGATCATGGATTCCAAGTTGCAAAAGAAATAGGATATCCAGTTGTAGTAAGACCAGCTTATACTCTAGGAGGAACAGGTGGAGGTATTGCAAATGATCCACAGGAACTTGAAGAAATTTTATTAAAGGGATTAAAACTTTCAAGAGTTGGACAAGTTCTAATAGAAAAATCAATATTAGGTTGGAAAGAAGTAGAGTACGAAGTAATAAGAGATAAGGATGGAAACTGTATAACAGTTTGTAATATGGAAAATATTGATCCAGTTGGAATACATACAGGGGATTCTATAGTAGTTGCTCCATCTCAAACTCTATCAGATAGAGAATATCAAATGTTAAGAACTTCAGCTATAAAGATTATAAATGAAATTGGAGTAGTAGGGGGATGTAACGTACAGTTTGCCTTAAATGCTAAATCCTTTGAATATGCAATTATAGAAATAAATCCAAGAGTATCAAGATCATCTGCCCTTGCTTCTAAGGCAACAGGATACCCAATAGCTAGAGTTGCAACAAGATTATCATTAGGATATACATTAGATGAAGTTATAAATGAAGTAACAGGAAAAACATATGCTTGTTTTGAACCAGCTTTAGACTATATAGTTGTAAAAATTCCTAAGTGGCCATTTGATAAATTTAAAAAGGCAAATAAAAGATTAGGAACAAAAATGATGGCAACAGGGGAAGTTATGGCAATTGGAAATAACTTTGAAGCTGCTTTCTTAAAGGGATTAAGATCTCTTGAAATTGGAAGATATAACCTAGAACATCCATCTGCAAGAAAGATGACTATGGAAGAATTAAAGAATATGGTTGTTAAACCAGATGATGAAAGAATCTTTATAGTAGCAGAAATGTTAAGAAGAGGTTATGTAAAGGAAAAATTACAAAAGATAACAGGAATAGACAAATTCTTTATGGAGAAAATAGAATGGATTGTTAAACAAGAGGAAATAATGAAAAAAATGACTCTTGGAGATTTAAATGAGAAATTCTTAAAAAATATGAAGAAAAAAGGATTTGCAGATAAGGGTATTGCTCAACTTATGAATTTAAGTGAAGAGGATATTGTAAATAAAAGAAAAGAATTTAATATAAAACCAGTTTATAAAATGGTAGATACTTGTGCGGGAGAATTTGAAGCTAACTCATCTTACTTCTATTCAACTTATGATCAATATGATGAGGTAAAAGTTGATAATAGAAGAAAGGTAATAGTAATTGGTTCAGGACCTATAAGAATAGGACAAGGAATTGAATTTGATTATTGTACAGTGCACTCAATTAAAACTCTTAGAAATATGGGAATTGAAAGTATTATTATAAACAATAACCCAGAAACAGTTTCAACAGACTTCTCAACAGCGGATAAATTATATTTTGAGCCTCTTGTTACAGAAGATGTTATGAATATAATTGAAAAGGAAAATCCAGAAGGAGTAGTCTTACAATTTGGTGGACAAACAGCTATTAAATTAGCAAATGATTTAAGTGCTAGAGGAGTTAAGATATTAGGAACTTCTGCTAAAATGATTGATGCTGCTGAAGATAGAGAAAAATTTGAAGAAATAATGGAAGAATTAGATATAAAAAGACCTAAGGGAAGAGCTGTTTGGAATATAGAAGCTGGAATTAAAATAGCTGAAGAAGTAAAATATCCAGTTTTAGTAAGACCATCGTATGTATTAGGTGGACAGGGAATGGAAATTTGTCATGATGAATTTAACCTTGTAAAATATTTAGAAGCTTCTTTTGAAAGAGATCCTGAAAATCCAGTATTAATAGATAAATATTTAAATGGTATTGAGGTAGAAGTAGATGCAATTTGTGATGGAGAAGATATATTAATTCCTGGGGTTATGGAGCACTTAGAAAGAGCGGGAGTTCACTCTGGAGATTCAATAACTGTATATCCACAACAAAACTTATATGAAGGAACAGAGGAAAAAATACTAGAGATTACAAGTAAAATTGCTAAGGCTTTAAAAGTAAAAGGAATGATGAATATTCAATTTATAGCCTATGAAAATGAATTATATGTAATAGAAGTAAACCCAAGATCTTCAAGAACTGTTCCATATATTGCAAAGATTTCAAATGTCCCTGTAATAAGACTTGCAACTGAGGTTATTATGGGAGCTAAATTAAAAGATTTAGGATATGGAATTGGAATTTATAAAAAACCATCTGTTGTAGCAGTAAAAGTTCCAGTATTCTCAACAGAGAAATTAGGAGATGTAGAGGTTTCATTAGGACCTGAAATGAAGTCAACAGGGGAAGTTTTAGGAATTGGAAATACATTTGAAGAAGCAGTTTATAAGGGATTATTAGCTGGTGGAAGAGTTAAGGAAGTTAAAAATAAAAAAATATTATTAACAATTAGAGATAAAGATAAAGATGAATTCTTACCAATGGCAAAGGCTTTAGTTAATTTAGAGTGTGAATTATTTGCCACAGAGGGAACAGCTAAATATTTAGAAGAAAAAGGAATTAAAGCTATGACAGTTAAAAAGATGACAGAAGCTTCTCCTAATATTTTAGATATTCTTAAAAATAGAGATGTATCTTTACTTATAAATACACCTACAAAGGCAAATGATGCCCAAAGAGATGGATTTAGAATAAGAAGAACAGCTATTGAATATGGAGTTGAAGTATTAACATCTTTAGATACTTTAAATGCAATTATAAAAACTCAAACTTTAGGAATGGATAAAAAAGATTTAGAAGTATTTGATGTAAGTAAAATAAAATAA
- a CDS encoding carbamoyl phosphate synthase small subunit codes for MKGKLILENGMIFEGKIFGELGETVGELVFNTGMTGYQELLTDPSYHGQIVVMTYPMIGNYGINLEDLESDGVKVKGFIIKEDAKLPNNFRCEMTLDGFLRQHNVVAFKGVDTRYLTKVIREEGAMKALITSKELTQKEIRELFDGFSNKDAVEIVSTKETYEIPGNGLRIGVMDFGVKRNILRNFEKRDCHMVVFPWNTSAEEMAKYNLDGIFLSNGPGDPAELGNVIDEIKKLVGKMPIVGICLGHQLLAWALGGTTTKLKYGHRGCNHPVKDLDRNKIYITSQNHGYVVDKVPEVMRVTHVNLNDNSIEGMKSDDLRIMCVQYHPEAWPGPSDSEYLFDDFLQVLKGEATNVR; via the coding sequence ATGAAAGGTAAGTTAATTCTTGAAAACGGAATGATATTTGAAGGTAAAATATTTGGAGAGCTTGGAGAGACTGTTGGAGAGTTAGTATTTAATACTGGAATGACAGGATACCAAGAGTTACTTACAGATCCTTCATATCATGGACAGATAGTAGTTATGACCTATCCTATGATAGGAAACTATGGAATAAATTTAGAAGACTTAGAGTCTGATGGAGTTAAAGTAAAAGGATTTATTATAAAAGAGGATGCAAAATTACCAAATAACTTTAGATGTGAAATGACATTAGATGGATTTTTAAGACAACATAATGTTGTAGCTTTTAAAGGAGTAGATACAAGATATTTGACAAAGGTAATAAGAGAAGAGGGAGCTATGAAAGCTCTAATAACTTCTAAGGAATTAACTCAAAAGGAAATAAGAGAATTATTTGATGGTTTCTCAAATAAAGATGCTGTTGAAATTGTAAGTACAAAAGAAACTTATGAAATTCCAGGAAATGGATTAAGAATTGGAGTTATGGATTTTGGAGTTAAAAGAAACATTTTAAGAAACTTTGAAAAAAGAGATTGTCATATGGTTGTATTTCCATGGAATACAAGTGCAGAGGAAATGGCTAAATATAATTTAGACGGAATTTTCTTATCAAATGGACCTGGAGATCCAGCTGAATTAGGAAATGTAATTGATGAAATTAAAAAATTAGTTGGGAAAATGCCAATAGTTGGAATTTGTTTAGGACATCAATTACTTGCTTGGGCACTTGGTGGAACTACTACTAAATTAAAATATGGACATAGAGGTTGTAACCATCCAGTTAAAGATTTAGATAGAAATAAAATATATATAACATCTCAAAATCACGGTTATGTTGTAGATAAAGTACCAGAAGTGATGAGAGTTACCCATGTTAATTTAAATGATAATTCCATAGAGGGAATGAAAAGTGATGACTTAAGAATTATGTGTGTTCAGTACCATCCAGAGGCATGGCCAGGACCATCAGATTCAGAATATCTATTTGATGATTTTTTACAAGTGTTAAAAGGGGAGGCAACAAATGTTAGATAG
- a CDS encoding GrdX family protein gives MKYIIITNNHKVFNFYKETDEVFYLDKQNLQNVLNTVQENIHQGHNLLSDPILYNLENSKNPFKSILISKERFLDNSSSEEMIEGAIHISKKIHPLDVDSLNEEILEEFRFIDLNLLTDSIKQLHHK, from the coding sequence ATGAAATATATTATTATTACTAATAATCATAAAGTTTTTAATTTTTACAAGGAAACAGATGAGGTTTTTTACTTAGATAAACAAAATTTACAAAATGTTTTAAATACAGTTCAAGAAAATATTCATCAGGGACACAATCTTTTAAGTGATCCTATTTTATACAACTTAGAAAATTCAAAAAACCCCTTTAAATCAATTTTAATTTCAAAGGAACGATTTTTAGATAACTCATCCTCAGAAGAAATGATCGAGGGAGCTATACATATTTCCAAAAAAATCCATCCATTAGATGTGGATTCCTTAAATGAAGAAATCCTAGAGGAGTTCAGATTTATAGACCTTAATCTTTTAACTGATAGCATAAAACAACTACATCACAAATAA
- a CDS encoding EAL domain-containing protein: MVAETQHYFKKVIEKIKFNFIPVIDTENNSIFGYKIIKDFSDLGFEDKDEMYQMAYDEGFFEFFVLKLQEKAYKLALEKGLNNKKLFYTLRVNFVKDMDFFFRSIESLVNKFNLSYEQLIFEIKGISNWQQFSEVMDYIDEGYECLIKENNTYPLNFQMIDLVEPNLIEIKNLDTLKLLKKSLSIHSKILYKQPKKGKHSINYLHNLGINYIYEY, encoded by the coding sequence ATGGTAGCAGAAACACAACATTACTTTAAAAAAGTTATCGAAAAAATTAAATTTAATTTTATTCCTGTTATAGACACAGAAAATAATTCTATTTTTGGTTATAAAATTATTAAAGATTTTTCAGATCTTGGTTTTGAAGATAAAGACGAAATGTATCAAATGGCTTATGATGAGGGATTTTTTGAGTTTTTTGTTTTAAAACTTCAAGAAAAAGCATATAAGTTAGCTTTAGAAAAAGGACTTAACAATAAAAAGTTATTTTATACTCTAAGAGTTAATTTTGTTAAAGATATGGATTTCTTTTTTAGAAGTATTGAAAGTTTAGTCAATAAATTTAACTTATCGTATGAACAATTAATATTTGAAATTAAAGGTATTTCCAATTGGCAACAATTTTCAGAAGTGATGGATTATATCGACGAAGGATATGAATGCCTTATAAAAGAGAATAACACTTATCCTTTAAATTTTCAAATGATTGATTTAGTTGAGCCTAATCTTATTGAAATAAAAAATTTAGACACCTTAAAGCTTTTAAAAAAATCTTTAAGTATTCATAGTAAAATTTTATATAAGCAACCTAAAAAAGGAAAACATTCAATTAATTATCTTCATAATTTAGGTATCAACTATATATATGAATATTAA
- the pcp gene encoding pyroglutamyl-peptidase I has product MRVLITGFDPFGGEKINPAWEAVKGMKDRIGEIEIIKLEIPTVFHKATEVLVEGAKACNPDVIIAIGQAGGRYDITPERVAINIDDARIKDNDGAQPIDVKIYEDGENAYFTNLPIKAMVEAMKKEGIPASVSNTAGTFVCNHIMYSIMYHITKNNLAKKGGFIHVPYIPEQVVDKKNVPYMEKSRITKALEIAIEALGENEKDIKAVGGTEF; this is encoded by the coding sequence ATGAGAGTACTAATAACAGGATTTGACCCATTTGGAGGAGAAAAAATTAATCCAGCATGGGAAGCGGTAAAAGGAATGAAGGATAGAATAGGTGAAATTGAAATTATAAAATTAGAAATACCTACGGTTTTTCATAAGGCAACAGAGGTTTTAGTAGAGGGAGCAAAGGCATGCAATCCCGATGTGATAATCGCCATAGGTCAAGCTGGAGGAAGATATGATATAACTCCAGAAAGAGTAGCTATAAATATAGATGATGCCAGAATAAAAGATAATGATGGTGCTCAACCTATAGATGTAAAAATATATGAAGATGGAGAAAATGCGTATTTTACAAATTTACCTATAAAAGCCATGGTTGAAGCTATGAAAAAAGAGGGAATACCTGCCTCTGTTTCTAATACAGCAGGAACTTTTGTATGTAATCATATAATGTATTCTATTATGTATCATATTACAAAGAATAACCTTGCAAAAAAAGGTGGATTTATTCATGTGCCATATATACCAGAACAAGTTGTAGATAAAAAAAATGTGCCATATATGGAGAAATCTAGAATTACAAAAGCTTTAGAAATTGCTATAGAAGCTTTAGGAGAAAATGAAAAGGATATAAAAGCAGTAGGTGGAACTGAATTTTAA
- a CDS encoding DUF979 domain-containing protein produces MILELMYIVAGLIALITGVYAYLDEKHPKRVGTAAFWIIFGVIFIFGPYMNPALVGGLLFVMGGLTVTKQVSFGTQVNASDEYREKKSAIIGNKIFIPALSIGVVAFSVAQFTDLGGLAGLGIGALAALILTMIYTKEEVKYIPYDSSRLLQQMGAAVILPQLLGALGALFAKAGVGDVVAQIMGGIVPEGNKLVGVIIYCVAMALFTMVMGNAFAAFAVITAGIGIPFVIGAGGNPAVVGLLGLTSGYCGTLMTPMAANFNIVSATILEMKDKNGVMKAQLPVSILMLISQIALMYFMAF; encoded by the coding sequence ATGATACTAGAGTTAATGTACATAGTTGCTGGGCTTATAGCTCTAATAACAGGAGTTTATGCTTATTTAGATGAGAAACATCCAAAAAGAGTTGGAACAGCTGCCTTTTGGATTATATTTGGAGTTATTTTCATATTTGGTCCATATATGAACCCAGCCTTAGTAGGAGGTCTTTTATTTGTAATGGGAGGTCTCACAGTTACTAAGCAGGTTAGTTTTGGAACACAAGTGAATGCCAGTGATGAATATAGAGAAAAGAAAAGTGCAATAATAGGAAATAAAATATTTATTCCAGCTTTAAGTATAGGTGTAGTAGCCTTTTCAGTGGCTCAATTTACAGATTTAGGAGGTCTTGCAGGTTTAGGAATAGGTGCTTTAGCAGCATTGATTTTAACTATGATATATACAAAGGAAGAGGTTAAATATATTCCTTATGATAGTTCAAGACTATTACAACAAATGGGAGCAGCAGTAATTTTACCACAACTTTTAGGAGCTTTAGGAGCTCTTTTTGCAAAAGCTGGAGTTGGAGATGTAGTGGCTCAAATTATGGGTGGTATTGTTCCAGAGGGAAATAAATTAGTAGGTGTAATTATTTACTGTGTAGCCATGGCATTATTTACAATGGTTATGGGAAATGCTTTTGCAGCCTTTGCAGTTATAACAGCAGGAATAGGAATTCCATTTGTTATTGGAGCTGGTGGAAATCCAGCGGTAGTAGGATTATTAGGTCTTACTTCAGGTTATTGTGGAACACTTATGACACCTATGGCAGCAAATTTTAATATAGTTTCTGCTACAATTTTAGAAATGAAGGATAAAAATGGAGTAATGAAAGCACAGTTGCCAGTTTCAATTTTAATGTTAATTTCACAAATTGCATTAATGTATTTTATGGCATTTTAA
- a CDS encoding DUF969 domain-containing protein — translation MIKLIGIVIIVLGFTLKLDTIAIVLVAGFITGIVSGMDVMQILSTLGNAFVQSRYMSMFLLTLAVVGILERNGLRESATKAISKLDGATGGKVLSAYVIIRTIASAFSIRIQGHVQFIRPLIYPMVKGAAEKKHELNEMSDEKIKGISNAVENYGNFFGQNIFIASPGVLLIMGTLKEAGINVDAYSISKVAIPVGILAVIYSIIQNYLLDKKLEKINGKK, via the coding sequence ATGATCAAATTGATTGGAATTGTGATAATTGTACTTGGTTTCACACTTAAACTAGATACAATTGCAATTGTTTTAGTAGCTGGATTTATAACAGGAATAGTTTCTGGAATGGATGTTATGCAAATTTTAAGTACTTTAGGAAATGCCTTTGTACAGTCAAGATATATGTCTATGTTTTTATTGACTTTGGCAGTTGTTGGAATATTAGAAAGAAATGGTTTAAGAGAAAGTGCTACAAAAGCTATTTCAAAATTAGATGGTGCTACAGGAGGTAAGGTTTTATCTGCCTATGTAATCATAAGAACAATAGCATCTGCATTTTCTATTAGAATTCAAGGACATGTACAATTTATAAGACCTCTTATTTATCCTATGGTAAAAGGTGCTGCGGAGAAAAAGCATGAGTTAAATGAAATGAGTGATGAAAAAATTAAGGGAATTTCAAATGCAGTTGAGAATTATGGAAATTTCTTTGGACAAAATATATTTATAGCTTCACCAGGAGTACTTTTAATAATGGGAACTTTAAAAGAAGCTGGAATAAATGTAGATGCTTATTCAATTTCTAAAGTAGCTATACCTGTGGGAATTTTAGCTGTTATTTATTCAATAATTCAAAATTATTTATTGGATAAAAAATTAGAAAAAATAAATGGGAAAAAATAG
- the msrB gene encoding peptide-methionine (R)-S-oxide reductase MsrB, whose amino-acid sequence MVKKIVVLGMLISVLNGVAYGEIKMKKEGSYMVKDFINYKKPSDEELKKVLNKTEYNVTQKNGTEKAFENEYYDNKEEGIYVDKVSGEPLFSSRDKYDSGTGWPSFTRPLAPENIVTKVDRGFFMTRTEVRSKHGDSHLGHVFNDGPSPTYERYCMNSAALKFIPKNKMAEEGYGNYLKYFKD is encoded by the coding sequence ATGGTAAAAAAAATAGTTGTATTGGGAATGCTAATAAGTGTTTTAAATGGAGTTGCTTATGGAGAAATAAAAATGAAAAAAGAGGGGAGCTATATGGTGAAAGATTTTATAAATTATAAAAAACCTAGTGATGAGGAATTAAAAAAAGTTCTAAATAAAACAGAGTATAATGTAACTCAAAAAAATGGAACAGAAAAAGCTTTTGAAAATGAATATTATGATAATAAAGAGGAAGGAATATATGTGGATAAAGTATCAGGAGAACCATTATTTTCATCTAGGGATAAATATGATTCAGGAACAGGATGGCCAAGTTTTACAAGACCTTTAGCTCCTGAAAATATAGTTACAAAAGTTGATCGAGGATTTTTTATGACAAGAACAGAGGTGCGAAGTAAACATGGAGATTCTCATTTAGGTCATGTTTTTAATGATGGCCCAAGTCCGACTTATGAGAGATATTGTATGAATTCTGCGGCACTTAAATTTATTCCTAAAAATAAAATGGCAGAAGAGGGCTATGGGAATTATTTAAAATATTTCAAAGATTAA
- the msrA gene encoding peptide-methionine (S)-S-oxide reductase MsrA — translation MKKIYLGGGCFWGLEEYFKHVKGVLKTEVGYGNSELKNPTYQEVCSGRTGAVEALYVEYDENIISLERILYHLFKNIDPTTLNKQGNDMGTQYRSGIYYEEKEDLEIIENFLREERKKYKDNIVTEVLPMENFYLAEGYHQDYLEKNPKGYCHNLGAILDLRKTSEYKE, via the coding sequence ATGAAAAAAATTTATTTAGGTGGAGGATGTTTTTGGGGATTAGAGGAATATTTTAAACATGTTAAGGGAGTTTTAAAAACTGAAGTTGGATATGGAAATAGTGAACTAAAAAATCCTACTTATCAAGAGGTTTGTAGTGGTAGAACAGGAGCTGTGGAAGCTTTATATGTGGAATATGATGAAAATATAATTTCCTTAGAAAGAATACTATATCATCTATTTAAAAATATAGATCCTACAACTTTAAATAAACAGGGAAATGATATGGGAACTCAGTATAGAAGTGGAATTTATTATGAAGAGAAAGAAGATTTAGAGATAATTGAAAATTTTTTAAGAGAGGAGAGGAAGAAATATAAAGATAATATAGTAACTGAAGTTTTACCAATGGAAAATTTTTATTTAGCAGAGGGTTATCATCAAGATTATTTAGAAAAAAATCCTAAAGGATATTGTCATAATTTAGGAGCTATTTTAGATTTAAGAAAAACTTCAGAATATAAGGAGTGA
- the ilvA gene encoding threonine ammonia-lyase produces the protein MTEKFALEDIKRAQEVIKDSIKRTPVVECPLLNNITGNEVFLKLENLQKTGSFKIRGALNKIANLTEQEKKNGVIASSAGNHAQGVALGAAAQGIKATIVMPATAPMAKVAATRGYGAEVVLEGSVYDDAYKKACEIQKETGATFLHPFDDKFVMAGQGTIGLEILEDIPNIDVVIVPIGGGGILSGISKALKSINPKIKVIGVESANAASMKEAIERNEVCEICSKPTIADGIAVRKAGSLTFEIIRENVDDIVTVTEDEIARAILFLMERSKVVAEGAGATPVAALLAGKIDVKDKKVCAVISGGNIDINLVERIMNRALMVEGRRYKFSIVLSDKSGELGKIVEILSSNNANILTVNQTMYEEALEINKQKATFVIECFDKEHRDSIKSKLEAAGYELR, from the coding sequence ATGACTGAGAAATTTGCATTGGAAGATATAAAAAGAGCCCAGGAGGTTATCAAGGATTCTATAAAAAGAACCCCTGTTGTGGAATGTCCACTTTTAAATAATATTACTGGAAATGAAGTATTTTTAAAATTAGAAAATTTACAAAAAACAGGTTCATTTAAAATAAGAGGAGCTTTAAATAAAATTGCTAACTTAACTGAACAAGAAAAGAAAAATGGAGTTATTGCTTCTTCAGCAGGAAACCATGCTCAAGGTGTTGCATTAGGAGCAGCAGCTCAAGGAATTAAGGCAACTATAGTTATGCCAGCTACAGCACCTATGGCTAAAGTAGCAGCAACTAGAGGTTACGGAGCAGAAGTAGTTTTAGAAGGGTCTGTATATGATGATGCATATAAAAAAGCATGTGAAATTCAAAAGGAAACAGGAGCAACTTTCTTACATCCATTTGATGATAAGTTTGTAATGGCTGGACAAGGAACTATAGGATTAGAAATATTAGAAGATATTCCTAATATAGATGTTGTTATTGTTCCTATTGGAGGAGGAGGAATCCTTTCTGGTATATCAAAAGCTTTAAAATCTATAAATCCTAAAATTAAAGTAATAGGAGTTGAATCAGCAAATGCTGCTTCAATGAAAGAAGCTATTGAAAGAAATGAAGTTTGTGAAATTTGTAGTAAACCAACAATTGCAGATGGTATAGCTGTAAGAAAGGCTGGATCATTAACTTTTGAAATAATAAGAGAAAATGTAGATGATATAGTAACAGTTACTGAGGATGAAATTGCAAGAGCAATTTTATTCCTAATGGAAAGAAGTAAAGTTGTAGCAGAAGGTGCAGGAGCAACTCCAGTGGCAGCTTTATTAGCAGGAAAAATTGATGTTAAAGATAAAAAAGTTTGTGCAGTAATTTCTGGAGGAAATATTGACATTAACTTAGTTGAAAGAATTATGAACAGAGCTCTAATGGTAGAGGGAAGAAGATATAAATTCTCAATAGTTTTATCTGATAAATCAGGAGAATTAGGAAAAATTGTTGAAATTTTAAGTTCAAATAATGCAAATATTTTAACAGTAAATCAAACTATGTATGAGGAAGCTTTAGAGATCAATAAACAAAAGGCAACATTTGTTATTGAATGTTTTGACAAAGAGCATAGAGACTCAATAAAATCAAAACTAGAAGCAGCAGGATATGAATTAAGATAG